A region of the Halostella limicola genome:
CGTAGGCGACGACTACGTGGAGCCCGTCGCCGACTCTGGATCGAAGAAACGCCAGCAACTCCTCGTAGGAGGAACTCCCCATACCATGCTGGTCCGGAGCCGCCGTCATAATTGCTTCGCCGGTCCGTCCGCTGACGTAAACTGCGGTGGTACCGACGACGGTCGGCGAAACGGTTTTGCCACCAGTGTTCGACCGCCGCGTATGGACGAGATCGGTCGAACGCTCGACGCCTACGAAGCGGATCCCGACTCGTACGTCGAACGGTATCGACGGGAATCGGTGGCCGCGGAGTACGGCGATCGCTTCTTCGACGTCCTTCCCGGGGACCGCATCCTCGACGTCGGGTGCGGTCCCGGCGCGGACGCAGCCGAGTTCGCCGTGCGCGGATACGACGTCACGGGGTTCGACCTGACGCCGTCGTTCCTGCGCGCCGGCCGCGAGCGCGTCCCGAACGCGTCGTTCGCGCGCGGGGACATGCGTCGGTTGCCCTTCGGCGGGGCGTCGTTCGACGCAGTCTGGAGTTGCGCCTCGTTCCTTCACGTCCCGCGCGCGGACGCGCCCGACACACTGCGAGAGTTCCGCCGAGTGCTCGACGACCACGGCGTCGTCTTCCTCTCGGTGAAACGCGGCGACCGGAGCGGCTTCGATGCGGACAGCGGTCGCTACTTCGAACGATACCGCGTCGAGGGACTCGCATCGCTGATCGACGGCGCGGGGTTCGACCTGATCGACGCGCAGTCCGGCGACGGGTGGGTACAGGTGCTCGCTCGCGTCGCTCCCCACGGTTCCGACGGTCAGTCGTAGGTCCTGTACGAAGCGGTGCCGACGTCGACCCGCACCAGCGCGTTCTCGGCGTGAGCGTTCTCGGGGGCCCCGTACTTCCTGTTGATGCGACGGTTCGCTTCCCGGAACGCCGCCTCGTCCTCGACGACCGTCGCCGTCCCCAAGAGTGTCACCGTCCACTCCGTCTGTCCGCCCTCGTCCTTCTGGACCGAGAGCGCGACGCGGGGGTTCTCCCTGACGTTTCGCAGCTTTCGCCCCGACGTGACCAGCTCGACCGCGCCGTCGCCGTAGACGTACCACACCGGGGCGACGTGCGGTCGGTCGTCGACGCTCGTCGCGAAGTGGGCCATCAGCGGTTCGCTCGTGAGCAGCCTCTCCGCCGGTTCCGGGACGCTATCGGACACGATCCGCCGTACGACCGGGAGCCGAATAAAGCCCCTCTCCGCTCGCACACCGTTTCCCACTTGCCAAACGGTCTTCACACACGCCTGCTGTCAGTCAATAAGGCAATAAGGGAGAACCCCGTACCCATGCCCACTGTGGCGAACACTCAGGTCACGCTCATTCAGATCGACAACTACGGTCCATGGACGGTGACGCCGGAGCCGCGACGCGAGGTCGATCTCCAGACTATGCAGTCCCGCCTGTACGCCGACCTCTCCCAGCTCATCGGGAACCGCGACGGGTACGTGTTCTTCACCCGTTTCGACAACATGATCGCGGTGACGAACGGGCTCGACATGGACGTTCACGACCGGGTCCAGGAGTCAATCGGTAACCGCTATCCCGTCTCGATCAGCCTCAGCGTCGCGGCCTCGCCCTCGCCGATCGAGGCGCTCGAAACCGCGACGGAG
Encoded here:
- a CDS encoding class I SAM-dependent methyltransferase: MDEIGRTLDAYEADPDSYVERYRRESVAAEYGDRFFDVLPGDRILDVGCGPGADAAEFAVRGYDVTGFDLTPSFLRAGRERVPNASFARGDMRRLPFGGASFDAVWSCASFLHVPRADAPDTLREFRRVLDDHGVVFLSVKRGDRSGFDADSGRYFERYRVEGLASLIDGAGFDLIDAQSGDGWVQVLARVAPHGSDGQS
- a CDS encoding pyridoxamine 5'-phosphate oxidase family protein, whose protein sequence is MSDSVPEPAERLLTSEPLMAHFATSVDDRPHVAPVWYVYGDGAVELVTSGRKLRNVRENPRVALSVQKDEGGQTEWTVTLLGTATVVEDEAAFREANRRINRKYGAPENAHAENALVRVDVGTASYRTYD